AAAAGAACACTAAAACAGGTTAAATAGCTATTTAACTATAGGCCCATTAACCAATAGTTTGCTTGGCTTGAAGTGAATGGCTTGGCTAAGTAAATGCCAGATTCTGGTTAAATTTGgacttcatgttgactttaaagtaaAACCTATCATTTGTACTGACTAGCAAacgtatgtttgtgtgtgtgctagaCCAGGATAAATAATCCAGCTTCAGGTCCATCATTTGTAGATATGAATTAACAGTGGAAAAGGACCAGTGTGGTCTAGTGATCTAAACACTCATGGGTCTCCAAATCCAGCGGACCCATCACTGTTCAGACCACCAGCACGGTTCTGTTATAGTCAGGTGTCAATCCACATGTGCGTTACACAGAGGTAACAAGACATCAGGAATGATCAACAGTATGACACAAGACTACGGGAGGAAGATGATGGGTCACAAAAACACCAATGAGCCAAAAACATGCGACTACGCCAACATAGAGCTCGAGAAACGGGTGCTTTTAGTGTGCACTTGTGTGTGGTTTAGTGTGCTTGAAAGAGATGGAAACACTGATGAAACAAGTGCCAATCCTCCTCAGAGTTACCATAGAAAAACTCATTcacataaagaaataaatgttgaAGATCAGGCGTGTGGATTCATGCCACCAACAACAAACACATCTACAGGAAAACACCGACTATAGAACCTGGAAGACATGGAACACATTCACATTAGAACACCAAACACAAAGGAATCACGTATGAGGCCACTAATGTTTCCAGAGGACCAGGAAGAGGAGGCAGAGAGACTCATGGGATATGTAGTACCTTCAGTGAGGCGCGAGAGTAGGCTGGCACCCCGCTGTCGTATTTCCCTGAGATTATCCCACAGGCCAGCGGGGACCATGTCATCGCACCCACACCTGAGAAGACAGGACAAACCCCATTGAAAAGATGCATGTGGTCAGTGTTTCTGTGGCTTGAGCAACAGCAGCTTCACTCACCGATCTTATGGAAGAGCTCGGGAAGCTGCACCTCCACCTTCTCCCTCTGGAACATGTGATACTCTGACTGTTCGCAGATTGGTGGGATCTGGTTGAACTGTCGGGCCACAGAGTACGCTTCCTACAAAGCACCAGCAAAATGATACGGTTAGTGTGACGTATGAATACAGCAGCACTTGTGCCAAAACTGAACTTCAAATTCCATGTAAAATCATGGAAAACGGGATTTCTCCTGCTCTTTTTTGATGAAATGTGTGACAAAATTCAACACTCCCTCAACAGTCCATCTGgactacatatatatttaaactaaactGTAAATTATCAACTGTAACAGTAAATgtgttataacacacacacacacacacgtgtggaCAACAATTCACAAACACAAATGTCTTTGTCCATGAGAAAGTTCTTTAACTCAAGGTTATTATAGATAACAAAAATTAaaccatgaaagaaaaaaataaattaaaataaatgaaattacagACTACAGACACAGACTACTGGAGTTGGCCTCAAGatgttgtgctgtgggatgtgtttcccatgcACTGATTTATTTGCGGCGCCcgtcacaatatcaaaactgaccactGCAATATTTTTCAAAAGCCTTTGAAAAAACactgcacatttcaaaatcaaaacgtTGTTTTTATGTCACTGTATCTCAGAAGGAAACTGACTGCCTTCAGAAAATGTTTgaagtcattttcatttaatcttgcATGCAATGCCTGATAAAGCATTATGTTTGACCAAAGCACTACTTTGTGTACAGCCGTTACCGGCGAAACCTCCATCTCTGCCGCTCCAaaagcacctcctgctggcagagaatgaatttgcttTTTCAAAACAGCACGTCTGATTTACGCAGAAAACGTGCTTTGTTATCAGAAATGAACTACTCTAGAGGGATTTTGCTGCTGTTATTGATTTTTTGCGCAAGTCTACTGGAAGTTAAGTTTGGGCCTCAAAAGCACGCATGCGGAGTAATGTTTGTTTAtgagacgtcgtctctttcagggaagaccttgcattttccaacatgacaatgccagaccacatactgcattaattacaacatcatggctgcgtagaagaaggatccaggtactgaaatgaccagcctgcagttcAGATCTtttacccatagaaaacatttggcgcatcataaagaggagaGCAACAGTtgagacagttgagcaactagaagcttgTATTAGACaggaatgggacaacattcctattcctaaacttaagcaacttgtctcctcagtctccagacgtttgcagaccgttacaaaaagaagaggggatgccacacagtggtaaacatggacttgtcccaacttttttgagatgtgttgatgacaTTAAAttcaaaatcaacttatttttcccttaacatgatacattttctcagtgtaaacatttgatatgtcatctatgttgtattctgaataaaatattgaaatttgaaaacttccacatcattgcattctgtttttattcacaatttgtacagtgtcccaacttttttggaatcggattTGTATAATAGTATCTCTCTGATACTAAAATAAGACAGTTTAACACAAATGACTCCTTTGAGCCAGGTATTTGAATCTGTtttatgaacaaatgactcttacaaATGATATCTTTGAATCTAAGGTCAATATAATTATCAAGTtctataaatatagatatagaaTAAAGTTCTATAGATACAGATATCTATAAATATCAGGATTCGACAAGTcataaaatagaaacaaataagACAATTTCATTTCACTGATTTGTAAAACTATAATTGTAAAGTGACACTAGTCAAAACAACAGAACACTTTTCGAATGATTGTCCACGTAAAAATTCGGTAAATGGTGGAACATTTTTGGTTAATGCGACTAAATTATTGGGagatgggacaaaaaaaaaaaaagaattttgtacGTTACATATAACTAAACAAACGAGTTGTGACTGACGAGGCGTCACTGAACACAAACAACAGATCGTCTTTTAACATTCTGTCAGTGTGAACAGTTCGTCTGACTCAGTGCTGTGCTGTTTTAGATCTCCGATCCGCCCAGTATTTCAGGTTAGACTGTCTCACTGACAGCACTTATTTAAACAGAAGCATCTTTAGATTCATCACAAGTTTTCCAGGAACAAAAGCAGCCGTTGCTGAAGCTGATTACAGGGGTGCAAACATCTAAAAGTTAGGAGACTGTGACTCACCATGATTTCCATCGGACTCCAGCGTGATGTTCCCCAGTACATCGCCATTCCCTGATTGATCACATGGGTCATCGCTCGCACAGTCTCTGCCAATCAGATCATACATACATTTACAGCACCATACATCATATCACGCTGCCATCAGAACATGTCGGTACGGGTGAACGTGTGAAATACTAACAAGCTAAAGAAAACAAGCTCGATAAATGCAAGGGCGGGGAGTTTAAATGATAAATCGTTTCTGGATCTTGCTGAAGAATTTGAATCAATACGGGTAAGACAAAATAAACAACTTGTGCTTTGGGTCAATATCAACCTcggctcaagaaaaaaaaaagtttcaaatgagGGCTGGAAAAGATCCATCCTTAATAACCAACACCAGAGTCATTTACTGCTCTCGCTTGACTATATGAGATCTGTCTAAGAGcgcaagagagaaacagactattGAAGTGTCAAGCTCTTTAATGACAAGAACAGCAGATGTCTACGGACCCCTGAGCTGTTTGTGTTTCAACCACTGAACTGTGTGAACTTTCTAAAAGGGCAGATAGGCTAATAAAAGTAGATCAAATAACATCTCTGACTTGCTTTTTAAAGAGCAGCCACCCTTTCTGAAAACATTGGGTGAGATTTAATTCAGTCTGGCAACTTACAAAAGGCCAAGTGGGCAAATTGCAAAGATCTTGCTTACACATGATTTGAGGAATCAATCTGGAGCACAAACAGCACAGGATGAGTTATAGTAGagtttaatatttaaaggtttagagcaaatgaaatgaaattaagttGTACCTTCCATGGGTGTGTTGGGGTCTGGTCTGTTTGCAAACACTACGTCCACATATTCTAACTGCAGTCTCTCCAATGATGCCTTCAATCCTACAGAAGAGTAACGAATCAGTTCAGCACATGATTAGTTGAATAAATGAGGCATTTAAAGCAGTCCATGTCAGCTGCTGCTCTGTAACATGTATGCTTTGAGGTCCAATCACCTTCTATAATGTGTTTTCTTGACAGTCCTCTCTCAGTCTCTGCTCTAGAAAACAGCAGCATATGTACTATTATGCAACTTTAGTAAATTATATTGCTGAAACATTACTTGGTTTGATATTAGAAATGagggcaaaatatttgattcaattCAATATATAACTCTATTGTAAAGACTTAAGTGTTCATATACCAGAAGTAAAATGCAACAGCTACATTAAAGGTTTAGttaattgaaaaatgaaaattatgtcattaatgactcaccctcatgttgttccaaacccatgagacctccattcatcttctgaacaaagtttaagatatttagatttagtccgagagctttctgtccctccattgaaaatgtatgtacggtatactgtccatgtccagaaaggtaagaaaaacatcatcagagtagtccatgtgacatcagagggtcagttagaattttttgaagcatcgaaaatacattttggtccaaaaatagcaaaaactacaactttattcagcattgtcttttcttccgggtctgttgtgagcgcgttcacaacactgcagtttagtgatatcagGTTTGCGaacaaataattcaatttaaatggTTTTTCTTGAAAcaattcaccaaatcgaactgaatcgtttgaaacggtttgcgtctccaataagcattaatccacaaattacttaagctgttaacttttttaatgtggctgacactccctctgagttaaaataaaccaatatcctggagtaattcatttactcaaacagtacactgactgaactgctgtgaagagagagatgaagatgatcaccgagctgagccagataacgaacgaaagattgactcgttctcgagtcaagaaccggttgcatcggttttcggatcaacagtagtgatgggaagttcgattcttttctgCGAACCAGTACTTTCAGACAGTTCAgacttgatgatgtttttatacctttctggacatggacagtatatcgtacatagattttcaatggagggacagaaagctctcggactaaatctaaaatatcttaaactgtgttccgaagatgaatggaagtcttacgggtttggaacaacatgagggtgagtcattaatgacataattttcatttttcggtgaactaaccctataaCTCATAAATTTAACATTAAAGAATCATAAGTATTAGTTGCATATgccatgatttattttataataaatgttagaCATACATACTTTCCACCCCAAAATATTTTGGTTGTAATGACTAAGCTGGAGCgtctgcaaaaaagaaaaaaaagaaaaga
This genomic window from Carassius auratus strain Wakin unplaced genomic scaffold, ASM336829v1 scaf_tig00214706, whole genome shotgun sequence contains:
- the LOC113092640 gene encoding voltage-gated potassium channel subunit beta-2-like, which gives rise to RSSLVITTKIFWGGKAETERGLSRKHIIEGLKASLERLQLEYVDVVFANRPDPNTPMEETVRAMTHVINQGMAMYWGTSRWSPMEIMEAYSVARQFNQIPPICEQSEYHMFQREKVEVQLPELFHKIGVGAMTWSPLACGIISGKYDSGVPAYSRASLKGYQWLKDKILSEEGRRQQAKLKELQAIAERLGCTLPQLAIAWCLRNEGVSSVLLGASSTDQLMENIGAIQVLPKLSSSIVHEVDSILGNKPYSKKDYRS